One Novosphingobium sp. EMRT-2 DNA segment encodes these proteins:
- the istB gene encoding IS21-like element helper ATPase IstB has translation MTRTKDQAAAVLPTLLKALRLPSINRNWKRLTDTADRDGWPAANLLASLLEIEMADRSSRRIQRHRDQSGLPAGKTFATFDFDAAPGIRKPHLLSLAAGDDWIESGGNLLLFGQSGTGKTHAVAAIGHALIDTGRRVLFCSTTDMVQKLQSARRDLSLPAMLDKLDKFDLIVLDDLSYVRKDQVETSALFELIAHRYERHSLAITANQPFSAWDNVFPDPAMTVAAIDRLVHHSIIIEMNGESYRKRSAVARINAGDYDPPNGAPDRPS, from the coding sequence ATGACCCGCACCAAGGACCAGGCCGCCGCCGTGCTGCCTACCCTGCTCAAGGCCTTGCGCCTGCCGAGTATCAACCGCAACTGGAAGCGCCTCACCGACACCGCCGATCGCGATGGCTGGCCGGCCGCCAACCTGCTGGCCTCGCTTCTCGAGATCGAGATGGCCGATCGCTCCTCCCGGCGCATCCAGCGCCATCGCGACCAGTCCGGCTTGCCCGCAGGCAAGACCTTCGCCACCTTCGATTTCGACGCAGCCCCCGGCATCCGCAAACCGCACCTCTTGTCCCTCGCCGCCGGTGACGACTGGATCGAGAGCGGCGGCAACCTGCTGCTGTTCGGCCAGAGCGGGACCGGCAAGACGCACGCAGTTGCTGCCATTGGTCATGCCCTCATCGACACGGGGCGGCGCGTCCTGTTCTGCTCCACCACCGACATGGTCCAGAAGCTCCAGTCCGCGCGCCGCGACCTCAGCCTACCCGCCATGCTCGACAAGCTCGACAAGTTCGATCTCATCGTGCTCGACGATCTGTCCTACGTCCGCAAGGACCAGGTCGAGACCAGCGCCTTGTTCGAGCTCATCGCCCACCGCTACGAACGCCACTCGCTCGCCATTACCGCCAACCAGCCATTTTCGGCATGGGACAACGTCTTCCCTGATCCCGCTATGACTGTCGCCGCGATCGACCGCCTCGTGCACCACTCGATCATCATCGAGATGAACGGCGAAAGCTACCGCAAACGTTCCGCCGTCGCCCGTATCAACGCCGGCGATTACGACCCGCCGAATGGCGCCCCGGACCGGCCATCATAA
- a CDS encoding tape measure protein → MSEVDPLIFEFQARVNGYLSDLRSTTTSVDKMLGLQEARYKHLEGEISRSSGEISSHIKGLASGFAAYFSGRELVGLLDGFTRLQNNLRVAGVAGDQMKEVQDRLFTSAQKYGVELEGLSSLFSTLTQASKELGATQQQIFGITDAVSASLKIQGSSAEEAQGALLQLGQALRGGKIQAEEYNSLLDGMFPLLEAAAAGSTRWGGSVAKLTADVKKGTVTSQEFFTAILDGSKILEDRAAKASLTLSAGFTTLNNALTVYFGEADKANGVSAALGTAMSKIADNLDTLIPALAVISGIIVARYAAGLAVATAATIAKAAADERATQTAAAHAAMQARLNSVMLGTSVSAEAAAASVTSLSVASGLASRAGTGLLGVFGGSLGLAVTALTVAVGYFVVKSAEASAASEELARKAEESQGKLERLVSKLDKAGIKTEDLTRAAQAAVPGIDSAAAAYDRAAKAAERLAEKSGLAAIKMAQMRIVEEQERQRDLKSQLDRAGTSRGGSVARFGYLPGQDNQVQTIEGQIQASKQEEARQRAILIGVSRAAQNGISLEDTPTPATPIAGKTKKAKKPTGPSAMEIKARFDEEMANLLQQTNSAYGSVATSVEQRAELETRNVELARCSATITESGRRQL, encoded by the coding sequence ATGAGTGAGGTCGACCCCCTCATCTTCGAGTTTCAAGCCCGGGTGAATGGCTATCTGTCCGATCTCCGCTCCACAACCACATCAGTAGACAAGATGCTTGGCCTACAAGAGGCGCGCTACAAGCACCTTGAGGGCGAGATCAGCCGTTCCAGCGGGGAAATATCCTCGCACATCAAAGGACTGGCATCCGGATTTGCCGCGTACTTCTCGGGCCGCGAACTGGTTGGCCTGCTCGATGGGTTCACGCGCCTTCAGAATAACCTGAGAGTTGCAGGCGTTGCCGGCGACCAGATGAAAGAGGTTCAGGACAGGCTCTTTACGTCTGCGCAGAAGTACGGCGTCGAGTTGGAAGGGCTGTCCTCCCTGTTCTCGACCCTGACGCAGGCCAGCAAGGAACTTGGAGCAACGCAGCAGCAGATATTCGGGATCACCGATGCCGTATCCGCTTCGCTCAAGATTCAGGGATCGTCCGCCGAGGAAGCCCAGGGCGCATTGCTCCAGCTTGGGCAGGCCTTGCGCGGCGGGAAGATTCAGGCCGAGGAATACAATTCGCTGCTTGACGGCATGTTTCCGCTGTTGGAAGCGGCGGCGGCCGGCTCTACGCGCTGGGGCGGCTCGGTCGCCAAGCTGACCGCCGATGTCAAAAAGGGCACCGTCACCAGCCAGGAATTTTTCACGGCCATTCTGGATGGCTCGAAAATCCTTGAGGATCGGGCGGCGAAGGCGAGCCTTACGCTATCCGCCGGGTTCACCACGCTGAACAATGCCCTTACGGTTTATTTCGGGGAAGCCGACAAGGCCAACGGTGTGTCTGCCGCGCTGGGCACAGCAATGAGCAAGATCGCCGATAATCTGGATACGCTGATTCCGGCGCTGGCGGTGATAAGCGGGATCATTGTTGCCAGGTACGCAGCCGGGCTCGCGGTCGCAACGGCTGCCACGATCGCGAAAGCTGCCGCTGATGAGCGCGCCACACAGACTGCTGCGGCGCACGCGGCGATGCAGGCGCGTTTGAATTCAGTCATGCTGGGCACATCGGTGAGTGCAGAAGCCGCAGCGGCTTCAGTGACCTCCCTGAGTGTAGCATCCGGCCTTGCGTCGCGCGCGGGAACAGGATTGCTTGGAGTATTCGGCGGGTCTCTCGGGCTGGCTGTAACCGCTTTGACGGTGGCTGTAGGTTACTTCGTAGTCAAATCAGCGGAGGCGTCGGCTGCATCCGAAGAATTGGCAAGAAAGGCGGAAGAAAGCCAGGGCAAGCTTGAACGTCTGGTTTCTAAACTAGACAAAGCCGGCATCAAAACTGAAGATCTGACGCGTGCGGCACAGGCGGCCGTGCCGGGAATAGACAGCGCAGCGGCAGCCTATGACCGGGCTGCGAAAGCGGCTGAACGATTGGCGGAAAAATCTGGCTTGGCGGCAATCAAAATGGCGCAGATGCGCATTGTCGAAGAGCAAGAGAGGCAGCGGGACCTGAAGAGCCAGCTTGATCGGGCAGGCACCTCACGCGGCGGGAGCGTCGCCCGCTTTGGTTATCTTCCGGGGCAGGACAACCAGGTTCAAACTATTGAAGGCCAGATTCAGGCCTCAAAACAGGAGGAAGCGCGGCAGCGCGCGATCCTCATTGGCGTTTCTAGAGCCGCTCAGAATGGTATATCCCTTGAGGATACGCCAACGCCAGCCACGCCAATTGCTGGCAAAACGAAAAAGGCTAAGAAGCCAACTGGCCCATCGGCCATGGAGATCAAGGCCCGCTTCGACGAGGAGATGGCCAACCTCCTGCAACAGACCAATTCGGCCTACGGTTCGGTCGCAACGTCTGTCGAACAGCGCGCCGAACTGGAAACCCGTAATGTGGAACTCGCTCGCTGTAGCGCGACGATTACGGAGTCCGGTCGGCGTCAATTATGA
- a CDS encoding DUF5681 domain-containing protein: MTTPADNAPKKQRGRPFQRGRSGNPAGKAKGTRNRATMACEALLDGQTEQLTQKAIDLALKGDVQALRICMDRIAPPRRDRPVVFELPKVEAAADHPVALAAIMAAVASGDLTPTEGQSLAAMLAEHRKALETADIETRLAALEANNGR, encoded by the coding sequence ATGACTACGCCCGCTGATAATGCACCGAAAAAACAGCGCGGGCGCCCGTTCCAGAGGGGCCGAAGCGGCAATCCCGCCGGCAAGGCGAAGGGAACGCGCAACCGGGCGACCATGGCCTGTGAGGCGCTCCTCGACGGCCAGACGGAACAGTTGACGCAAAAGGCAATCGATCTCGCGCTGAAAGGCGACGTGCAGGCCTTGCGGATCTGCATGGACCGGATCGCGCCTCCGCGCCGCGACCGACCTGTCGTGTTCGAGTTGCCCAAGGTGGAGGCTGCGGCTGATCACCCCGTGGCGCTAGCCGCGATCATGGCAGCAGTGGCGTCAGGCGACCTCACGCCGACCGAAGGCCAATCGCTCGCAGCGATGTTGGCGGAACACAGGAAAGCACTGGAGACAGCCGACATCGAGACGCGGCTGGCGGCATTGGAGGCAAACAATGGCAGGTGA
- a CDS encoding recombinase family protein, whose protein sequence is MRAVAYYRVSTAAQSRSGLGLEAQRAAVESLCSSRGWELTAPPFTEVESGKRDDRPELAKALHRAKVTGATLVVAKLDRLSRNVAFLAALQESGVRFVAADMPEANELTVHIMAAVAQAERKAISKRTKEALQAAKARGTFTKANGDPYKSGQRLGNPNGAAALQRAGKGNGKAIETVRAEAAQRAEELRPIVDDMRARGIDTLSGIAAGLNEGGFVTPRGGRWHASSVRNLVARLA, encoded by the coding sequence ATGCGGGCAGTGGCTTATTACCGTGTTTCGACGGCTGCGCAGAGCCGTTCCGGATTGGGTCTTGAGGCTCAGAGGGCAGCCGTGGAAAGCCTATGCTCGTCGCGAGGGTGGGAACTGACTGCGCCGCCCTTCACGGAGGTCGAGAGCGGGAAGCGTGACGATCGGCCGGAACTCGCGAAGGCTCTGCACCGCGCCAAGGTGACCGGCGCAACGCTGGTGGTTGCCAAGCTGGACCGCCTCTCACGCAACGTCGCGTTCCTCGCAGCACTGCAGGAGAGCGGCGTCCGGTTCGTCGCTGCGGACATGCCTGAGGCGAACGAACTCACCGTGCACATCATGGCTGCGGTGGCCCAGGCTGAGCGCAAGGCAATATCGAAGCGCACCAAGGAAGCCCTGCAGGCCGCAAAGGCGAGAGGCACATTCACAAAGGCCAATGGTGATCCGTACAAGTCAGGCCAGCGCCTCGGCAACCCGAACGGAGCTGCCGCGCTACAGCGCGCCGGGAAGGGCAATGGAAAGGCAATCGAGACTGTGCGGGCCGAAGCCGCCCAACGGGCTGAGGAGCTTCGCCCGATCGTCGATGACATGCGCGCTCGGGGTATCGACACGCTGTCAGGGATCGCGGCGGGCCTGAACGAAGGTGGGTTCGTCACCCCGCGCGGCGGTAGGTGGCATGCGTCGAGTGTGCGCAATTTGGTAGCGCGGCTGGCCTGA
- a CDS encoding site-specific integrase encodes MALKFSRLTRPAIRALEKGQRIHEHGITAERLTSGDVRYSVNVMIDRQRVHRVIGRESEGVTREQAERAIETLRTRAREDRLDLPTGRKTHRTFAEAATEYLQRLEETLSEGQKGFHDLPNKRRNVDKYLSPYFGKHRADKITSFLVKHYQRKRLDDGAKLASVNRELATLSHMMTAMVGWKWIKDTDRPKIEKAEEPRKKIVVLSEANAEALFKGAAGDQDASTWLFVAIGLNTAMRHSEILRIRWDDIDFDRRRIDIPRAKAGQRVQPITATLADTLRKERERRPKGESGCSRPPATTPRRRTAAIWTASFSGQSFAPSWTLQR; translated from the coding sequence ATGGCGCTTAAATTCTCCCGCCTCACCCGCCCAGCGATTCGCGCGCTCGAAAAGGGCCAGCGCATCCATGAACACGGCATAACCGCCGAGCGGCTGACAAGCGGCGACGTTCGTTACAGCGTCAACGTCATGATCGATCGGCAGCGCGTGCACCGCGTCATCGGCCGCGAGAGCGAGGGCGTGACCAGAGAGCAGGCAGAGCGAGCCATCGAGACGTTGCGCACGCGCGCCCGAGAGGATCGCCTTGACCTGCCCACCGGGCGCAAGACGCACAGGACATTCGCAGAGGCCGCGACGGAGTACCTACAACGCCTTGAGGAAACCTTGTCCGAGGGACAGAAGGGATTCCACGACCTGCCCAACAAGCGGCGGAACGTGGACAAATACCTATCGCCCTATTTCGGCAAGCACCGCGCCGACAAGATCACGTCCTTTCTGGTGAAGCACTACCAGCGCAAGCGGCTGGACGACGGCGCCAAGCTGGCATCGGTCAACCGAGAGCTTGCGACCCTCTCCCACATGATGACGGCCATGGTCGGTTGGAAATGGATCAAGGACACAGACCGGCCCAAGATCGAGAAGGCCGAGGAACCGCGCAAGAAGATCGTGGTCTTGTCCGAGGCCAACGCCGAAGCCTTGTTCAAAGGGGCCGCAGGGGATCAGGACGCTTCGACCTGGCTATTTGTCGCAATCGGTCTGAACACCGCCATGAGGCATAGCGAAATCCTGCGCATTCGATGGGACGACATCGACTTTGACCGCAGGCGAATCGACATTCCGAGGGCGAAGGCCGGCCAGCGCGTCCAACCTATCACGGCGACGCTCGCCGACACGCTGCGCAAGGAACGTGAGCGCCGGCCGAAGGGTGAGTCTGGCTGTTCCCGGCCACCCGCGACGACACCAAGACGCCGCACCGCCGCGATATGGACCGCCAGTTTCAGCGGGCAGTCATTCGCGCCAAGCTGGACCCTGCAAAGGTGA
- the istA gene encoding IS21 family transposase, giving the protein MTHRRQHTQAVAAAKAGISERSARRIENDPQLPSQKKKERHWRTRADPLEPFWPRVEELLQIDGIIAVTVFETLQDEFGEDAVPDAIRRTLERRIARWRALHGGEKEIFFPQHHEPGRQGLSDFTVCDSLKVTVAGETLAYRLYHFRLAASGWEHAAVVLGGESFAALSEHLQDALWKLGGAPAEHRSDSLSAAYKNLDADAQRDFTRSYDELCRHYGMLATRNNRGEAHENGSIEGPHAHLKRRLDQALRRRGSRDFVSIEAWREFVEAQVARQNRRHAAHIDAERRVLKALPARRTTDFAMVTVDVTRNGTVAIDRVTYSVPSRLVGRRLNAHLFDDRIELFLGPDRVMSTPRVRISHPHRGHSIDFRHMIGNLRRKPGALRNLVYREALFPDHAYRRAWQAFDAQLDGRQACRDAVALLDIAARGDCVDVLARRIDEALDRGRLPDVDALRDEFLPTARSQRDVTIPPPDLHSYNSLIASGEVY; this is encoded by the coding sequence ATGACCCATCGTCGCCAACACACCCAGGCCGTCGCGGCTGCCAAGGCCGGTATCAGCGAGCGCAGCGCACGCCGGATCGAGAACGATCCGCAGCTTCCGTCCCAGAAGAAGAAGGAGCGCCACTGGCGCACCCGCGCCGATCCGCTCGAGCCATTCTGGCCACGCGTCGAGGAGTTGCTCCAGATCGACGGTATCATTGCCGTCACGGTCTTCGAGACGCTCCAGGACGAGTTCGGCGAGGATGCTGTTCCCGATGCGATACGACGAACACTTGAACGCCGGATCGCCCGCTGGCGGGCACTGCACGGCGGCGAGAAGGAGATCTTCTTCCCGCAGCATCATGAGCCCGGTCGGCAGGGCCTGTCGGATTTCACGGTATGCGACAGTCTCAAGGTCACCGTTGCCGGCGAGACCCTGGCCTATCGCCTTTACCACTTCCGCTTGGCGGCGAGTGGCTGGGAGCATGCGGCTGTCGTGCTGGGCGGGGAGAGCTTTGCCGCCCTTTCGGAGCACCTGCAGGATGCCTTGTGGAAGCTGGGCGGCGCGCCGGCCGAACACCGCAGCGATTCCCTGTCAGCCGCCTACAAAAACCTCGACGCCGATGCGCAGCGGGATTTTACCCGAAGCTATGACGAGCTGTGCCGTCATTACGGCATGCTCGCTACCCGCAACAACCGCGGCGAGGCGCACGAGAACGGATCGATCGAAGGTCCCCATGCCCATCTCAAGCGACGGCTCGATCAGGCCTTACGCCGGCGGGGAAGCCGCGATTTCGTCAGCATCGAGGCCTGGCGCGAGTTCGTTGAGGCGCAGGTCGCCAGACAGAACCGGCGGCATGCTGCGCACATCGATGCAGAACGCAGGGTACTCAAGGCGCTGCCCGCAAGGCGAACCACCGATTTCGCCATGGTCACCGTCGATGTCACCCGCAACGGCACCGTCGCCATCGATCGGGTTACCTATTCGGTGCCTTCCCGCCTCGTCGGACGGCGCCTCAACGCGCATCTCTTTGACGATCGCATTGAGCTCTTCCTCGGTCCGGACAGGGTAATGTCCACGCCGCGTGTGCGGATCAGCCATCCCCACCGGGGGCACAGCATCGATTTCCGGCACATGATCGGTAACCTGCGCCGCAAGCCTGGTGCGCTGCGCAACCTCGTCTACCGCGAAGCCCTGTTCCCCGATCACGCCTACCGGCGGGCCTGGCAAGCCTTCGATGCCCAACTCGATGGACGGCAGGCCTGCCGCGATGCCGTCGCGCTGCTCGATATCGCCGCCAGGGGCGACTGTGTCGACGTGCTGGCCCGGCGGATCGATGAGGCACTCGACAGAGGGCGCTTGCCCGATGTCGATGCGCTCAGGGACGAGTTCCTGCCAACCGCAAGATCGCAGCGCGATGTCACTATCCCGCCTCCCGATCTGCACAGCTACAACAGCTTGATCGCCAGCGGGGAGGTGTACTGA
- a CDS encoding AlpA family transcriptional regulator, which translates to MSASFEQVRVRVLPDGRVSRSDAAAFLGLTPKTLADYKSRGIGPCPRKVGGRVFYRLIDLEAFRDTGAREA; encoded by the coding sequence ATGAGTGCTTCCTTTGAACAAGTCCGGGTGAGGGTTCTTCCGGATGGCCGTGTTTCGCGATCGGACGCTGCGGCTTTCTTGGGTCTGACCCCAAAAACGCTGGCAGACTACAAGTCTCGTGGGATTGGACCATGTCCTCGTAAGGTCGGGGGCAGGGTGTTTTATCGCCTCATTGATCTCGAAGCATTCCGAGATACCGGCGCACGGGAGGCTTGA
- a CDS encoding TrmH family RNA methyltransferase, producing the protein MRLWGRHAVEAALTNPDRVAKKLWGTREAIQAMLDDHDAELPASCRWNMPRPADLGRLWRATRRTRAWCSNACRWTTWRWTTCWTRPTPDAGAARPVTDPHNVGAILRSCAAFGVAAIVTRIACPARIGHAGQIGLGRARNGALVRVVNLARALESIAEAGYWRIGLDGDGKDAFPQAVPTAPSRWCWGPKAKGFGTTCAALRFDRALADLLGDRKPERVQRRRDRALRDRHACSRLNRKGESP; encoded by the coding sequence GTGCGCCTGTGGGGCCGCCACGCCGTCGAAGCGGCCCTGACCAATCCCGATCGCGTGGCGAAAAAACTGTGGGGCACGCGCGAGGCGATCCAGGCGATGCTCGACGATCACGACGCCGAACTGCCCGCGTCCTGCCGGTGGAATATGCCCAGGCCGGCCGATCTCGGCCGGCTGTGGCGCGCGACGCGCCGCACCAGGGCCTGGTGCTCGAATGCCTGCCGCTGGACGACGTGGCGCTGGACGACGTGCTGGACGAGGCCGACGCCGGACGCTGGTGCTGCTCGACCAGTCACCGATCCGCACAACGTGGGCGCCATCCTGCGCAGTTGCGCGGCATTCGGCGTGGCGGCGATCGTCACCAGGATCGCATGCCCCGCCCGAATCGGGCACGCTGGCCAAATCGGCCTCGGGCGCGCTCGAAACGGTGCCTTGGTGCGCGTGGTGAACCTCGCCCGCGCGCTCGAAAGCATCGCCGAAGCTGGATACTGGCGGATCGGCCTGGATGGCGATGGCAAGGATGCCTTCCCGCAGGCGGTGCCGACGGCCCCGTCGCGCTGGTGCTGGGGGCCGAAGGCGAAGGGCTTCGGCACAACGTGCGCAGCATTGCGATTCGATCGCGCGCTTGCCGATCTCCTCGGCGATCGAAAGCCTGAACGTGTCCAACGCCGCCGCGATCGCGCTCTACGCGATCGCCACGCGTGCAGCCGACTGAACCGAAAGGGAGAGAGCCCGTGA
- a CDS encoding AAA family ATPase — translation MGWADLETSLDPQPLFRVEGPDGERSWSEIERVVRFRRLMRDLAPAVLVCAIPNAGRRNPRQARREGIQGGAFDYLVAWGIRQIAFPEFKGYDARGRAGTLSDAQIDWGNRMYLLGHHVGCFFRPRLRSAGCAIVAHRSEGASMASAPDLRSIAAALGGEVSGNRVLVPTDGHSKRDRGTVITLNPDAPDGVLVHSFNGGDALAVKDELRRHGLLPERPERQGMPKPQWRETGCYEYDDGVGNTVYRTKRLEATGHNKRFVAERFEAGRWVNGLGALPRVLYRLTDLQNAVAIAKDKANEPPLVYFVEGERKADKLISMGFVATAIAFGANGWQREYADALAGLSVVVLPDNDDPGRKFAETVKAAVEDVGGTACIVDLPGLPAKGDIMDWNGTADDLRTLTDKALSGSLMPLPMLDLAALASRRAEPVRYVIERIAPEGEVTLLYGPGSAGKSLLGQQFATCAAAAIPCLGLSVASGPAIYLTCEDDENQLHWRQQHLCEALGIEMSALSGKLFLSSLRGELGNELANFSGDGQMSLTPAYHRLVATLHATGARLIILDNVAHLFTGNENDRGDVTRFVNVLNRLAMETGAAIILVGHPNKAGDEWSGSTAWNNAVRSRLWLEHDEEADVRTLSLPKANYSQKGDVVRFRWLDWAFVRDEDIPQDRREAIDDVIRANAQNAAFLACLDIRNAQERPVSESPASRTYAPKEFAAMDEAKGFKKPQLEAAMDRLFRNGEIEVGLVCRTGRKDRFGVRRVCADLRADPAPTPCADPAPTPRRPAPPHTPYTTYREGEALGAASPSSPDGELDWSDSNSGAAWHDYAR, via the coding sequence ATGGGCTGGGCTGACCTCGAAACCTCACTGGACCCACAGCCACTGTTCCGCGTGGAAGGGCCGGACGGGGAACGCAGCTGGTCTGAGATCGAGCGGGTCGTGCGCTTCCGTCGCCTCATGCGCGATCTGGCGCCAGCCGTACTGGTCTGCGCAATCCCGAATGCCGGGCGGCGCAATCCAAGACAGGCGCGCCGCGAGGGCATTCAGGGCGGCGCTTTCGACTATCTCGTCGCCTGGGGCATCCGCCAGATCGCGTTCCCCGAGTTCAAGGGCTACGATGCACGTGGCCGCGCCGGCACGCTGTCCGATGCCCAGATCGACTGGGGCAACCGGATGTACCTGCTCGGGCATCACGTCGGCTGCTTCTTCCGTCCGAGACTGCGATCGGCTGGCTGCGCGATTGTGGCGCACCGATCAGAGGGGGCGAGCATGGCAAGCGCGCCTGACCTTCGCTCGATCGCGGCGGCCCTTGGGGGCGAGGTCAGCGGGAATCGCGTCCTCGTACCCACTGACGGGCATTCCAAGCGTGACAGGGGGACGGTCATCACGCTGAACCCGGACGCCCCTGACGGTGTTCTCGTACACAGTTTCAACGGTGGCGATGCGCTGGCCGTGAAAGATGAACTGCGCCGCCATGGCCTGCTGCCAGAGCGTCCAGAAAGGCAGGGTATGCCTAAGCCGCAATGGCGGGAAACCGGCTGCTACGAATACGACGATGGGGTTGGCAACACGGTCTATCGGACCAAGCGCCTGGAAGCCACGGGTCATAACAAGCGGTTTGTCGCAGAGCGATTCGAAGCCGGCCGATGGGTCAACGGCCTCGGTGCCCTGCCCCGCGTTCTCTATCGTCTGACCGATCTGCAGAATGCTGTCGCGATAGCGAAGGACAAGGCCAACGAACCGCCTCTTGTCTATTTCGTGGAAGGCGAACGCAAGGCCGACAAGCTCATCTCGATGGGGTTTGTTGCCACGGCCATTGCCTTCGGGGCGAATGGGTGGCAGCGAGAATATGCTGATGCGCTGGCGGGCCTGTCCGTGGTCGTGCTGCCCGACAATGATGATCCGGGCCGCAAGTTTGCCGAGACGGTCAAGGCGGCGGTGGAAGATGTGGGCGGTACAGCCTGCATCGTCGATCTGCCGGGATTGCCCGCGAAGGGCGACATCATGGATTGGAATGGCACGGCGGACGATCTGCGCACCCTGACGGACAAGGCGCTATCCGGTTCGTTGATGCCGCTGCCAATGCTCGATCTTGCAGCGCTCGCCTCGCGCCGCGCGGAACCCGTGCGTTACGTCATTGAGCGCATTGCACCGGAAGGTGAGGTTACACTGCTCTACGGACCAGGCAGCGCCGGAAAGAGTCTGTTGGGTCAGCAATTCGCAACATGTGCGGCGGCGGCTATACCGTGCCTTGGTTTATCAGTGGCGAGCGGTCCTGCGATCTATCTCACGTGCGAAGATGACGAGAACCAGTTGCATTGGCGCCAGCAACATCTTTGCGAGGCACTGGGAATTGAAATGTCGGCTCTGTCCGGCAAGCTGTTCCTGTCGAGCCTTCGCGGCGAGCTAGGCAACGAGCTGGCGAACTTTTCTGGCGACGGCCAGATGAGTCTGACGCCGGCTTATCACCGTCTTGTCGCGACTCTGCACGCGACCGGCGCCCGGCTAATCATCCTCGACAACGTAGCCCACCTGTTTACGGGCAATGAGAACGATCGCGGTGACGTGACGCGCTTCGTCAACGTGCTGAACCGGCTTGCCATGGAGACTGGAGCGGCGATCATCTTGGTCGGCCATCCGAACAAGGCTGGCGACGAATGGAGCGGCTCGACCGCATGGAACAACGCGGTACGCTCGCGGCTTTGGCTTGAGCACGACGAAGAAGCCGACGTGCGGACCCTGTCATTGCCAAAAGCGAACTATAGCCAAAAGGGCGATGTCGTGCGCTTCCGGTGGCTGGACTGGGCGTTTGTGCGCGATGAGGACATCCCACAGGATCGGCGCGAAGCGATTGACGATGTCATTCGCGCCAATGCCCAAAATGCGGCCTTCCTTGCCTGCCTGGATATACGCAATGCGCAAGAGCGGCCGGTGTCGGAAAGCCCTGCCTCCCGGACCTATGCCCCAAAGGAATTTGCGGCGATGGACGAGGCGAAGGGCTTCAAAAAGCCTCAACTTGAGGCCGCGATGGATCGCCTCTTCCGCAATGGCGAGATCGAGGTGGGGCTAGTTTGTCGGACAGGCAGAAAGGATCGCTTCGGGGTTCGTCGGGTGTGCGCTGACCTGCGCGCCGACCCCGCGCCCACACCGTGCGCCGACCCCGCGCCGACCCCGCGCCGACCCGCGCCCCCACACACACCCTATACTACGTATAGGGAGGGCGAGGCCCTTGGGGCCGCCTCGCCCTCCTCTCCGGACGGAGAACTGGACTGGTCGGATTCAAACTCAGGAGCCGCTTGGCATGACTACGCCCGCTGA
- a CDS encoding ribbon-helix-helix protein, CopG family: MSTINARKKPRGRPSVESEEIRARVQQPLLGRLDEYAAENDLPRAEAIRRLVEAGLERLA; encoded by the coding sequence ATGTCAACAATTAATGCGCGCAAAAAACCACGAGGCAGGCCATCAGTTGAGAGCGAAGAAATTCGGGCTCGCGTACAGCAGCCATTACTCGGCAGGTTGGATGAATATGCGGCGGAAAATGATCTACCTCGGGCCGAAGCCATCCGCCGGCTCGTCGAGGCTGGGCTTGAGCGCTTGGCTTAG
- a CDS encoding tyrosine-type recombinase/integrase, translated as MDRQFQRAVIRAKLDPAKVTPHVMRHTGITRLVMAGVDLPTIQRNQRA; from the coding sequence ATGGACCGCCAGTTTCAGCGGGCAGTCATTCGCGCCAAGCTGGACCCTGCAAAGGTGACGCCGCACGTCATGCGCCACACCGGGATTACCCGCCTTGTCATGGCTGGCGTGGACCTTCCCACGATCCAGAGAAATCAGCGGGCATAA
- a CDS encoding HK97-gp10 family putative phage morphogenesis protein gives MHGYGSSGFWKAVGEGLYECADHVRAEAHRSITAGSQSGKNHKPSAPGQPPNNDTRTLADSGHVVQPGPTEARVVFDAPYADDLEFGTSKMAERPFLRPARDKFRPKALEVLRKRINAALRTE, from the coding sequence ATGCACGGCTATGGGTCTAGCGGTTTCTGGAAAGCCGTTGGCGAAGGCCTCTACGAATGTGCGGATCACGTTCGCGCGGAAGCTCACCGGTCAATCACAGCGGGCTCGCAATCCGGTAAGAACCATAAGCCATCCGCGCCGGGTCAGCCTCCAAACAATGACACTCGCACCCTGGCTGATAGTGGTCACGTCGTCCAGCCCGGCCCGACTGAGGCGCGTGTAGTCTTTGACGCCCCTTATGCTGATGATCTCGAATTCGGCACGTCGAAGATGGCTGAGCGTCCGTTCTTGCGACCAGCGCGCGACAAATTTCGTCCCAAAGCCCTTGAAGTCCTCCGCAAGCGCATAAACGCGGCGCTCCGGACAGAATGA